The proteins below come from a single Streptomyces sp. M92 genomic window:
- the hutU gene encoding urocanate hydratase, translated as MSGPRPPVSRRHPQPRPFGPPSGPVRAPRGTTPSALGWQQEAALRMLQNNLDPEVAEHPDKLVVYGGTGKAARDWRSFDAMVRTLQTLKQDETMLVQSGRPVGVMQTHEWAPRVLIANSNLVGDWANWEEFRRLEALGLTMYGQMTAGSWIYIGTQGILQGTYETFAAVAAKKFGGTLAGTITLTAGLGGMGGAQPLAVTMNDGVAICVDCDPRAIDRRIEHRYLDVKADSLDHALQLATEARDQRKPLSIGVLGNAAELVPQLLAMGAPIDIVTDQTSAHDPLAYLPTGIAFEDMADAAAKDPAGFTTRARESMARHVEAMVGFQDAGAEVFDYGNSIRGEAQLAGYDRAFAFPGFVPAYIRPLFCEGKGPFRWAALSGDPADIARTDKAILDLFPENESLARWIKMAGERVHFQGLPARICWLGYGERDRAGERFNDMVASGELAAPIVIGRDHLDCGSVASPYRETEAMLDGSDAIADWPLLNAMVNVASGASWVSLHHGGGVGMGRSIHAGQVTVADGTALAGEKIRRVLTNDPGMGVIRHVDAGYDIAESVAGERGVRVPMREGAEATEAREGDGA; from the coding sequence ATGTCCGGACCCCGCCCGCCCGTCTCCCGCCGCCACCCTCAACCGAGGCCCTTCGGGCCGCCCTCTGGTCCTGTCCGCGCGCCACGCGGCACCACGCCGAGCGCCCTGGGCTGGCAGCAGGAGGCCGCCCTGCGGATGCTCCAGAACAACCTGGACCCGGAGGTCGCCGAGCACCCGGACAAGCTCGTCGTCTACGGCGGGACGGGGAAGGCGGCCCGCGACTGGCGCTCCTTCGACGCCATGGTGCGGACGCTCCAGACCCTCAAGCAGGACGAGACGATGCTCGTCCAGTCCGGTCGCCCGGTCGGCGTCATGCAGACCCACGAGTGGGCCCCGCGCGTCCTCATCGCCAACTCCAACCTGGTCGGCGACTGGGCCAACTGGGAGGAGTTCCGCCGCCTGGAAGCCCTCGGCCTGACCATGTACGGCCAGATGACGGCCGGCTCCTGGATCTACATCGGCACCCAGGGCATCCTCCAGGGCACCTACGAGACCTTCGCCGCCGTCGCCGCGAAGAAGTTCGGCGGCACGCTGGCCGGGACCATCACCCTCACCGCCGGACTCGGCGGCATGGGCGGCGCCCAGCCCCTCGCCGTGACGATGAACGACGGCGTCGCCATCTGCGTCGACTGCGACCCGCGCGCCATCGACCGCCGCATCGAGCACCGCTACCTCGACGTGAAGGCCGACTCCCTCGACCACGCCCTCCAGCTGGCCACCGAGGCCCGTGATCAGCGCAAGCCGCTGTCCATCGGCGTCCTCGGCAACGCCGCCGAGCTGGTCCCGCAGCTGCTCGCCATGGGCGCCCCGATCGACATCGTCACCGACCAGACCTCGGCCCACGACCCGCTGGCCTACCTGCCCACCGGGATCGCCTTCGAGGACATGGCCGACGCCGCCGCCAAGGACCCGGCGGGCTTCACCACCCGCGCCCGCGAGTCCATGGCCCGGCACGTCGAGGCCATGGTCGGCTTCCAGGACGCCGGCGCCGAGGTCTTCGACTACGGCAACTCCATCCGGGGCGAGGCCCAGCTCGCCGGGTACGACCGTGCCTTCGCCTTCCCGGGCTTCGTACCGGCGTACATCCGCCCGCTCTTCTGCGAGGGAAAGGGCCCCTTCCGCTGGGCCGCCCTGTCCGGCGACCCCGCCGACATCGCCAGGACGGACAAGGCGATCCTCGACCTCTTCCCCGAGAACGAGTCCCTCGCCCGCTGGATCAAGATGGCCGGTGAGCGCGTCCACTTCCAGGGCCTGCCCGCCCGGATCTGCTGGCTCGGCTACGGCGAGCGCGACAGGGCCGGTGAGCGGTTCAACGACATGGTCGCGAGCGGCGAGCTGGCCGCGCCGATCGTCATCGGCCGCGACCACCTCGACTGCGGCTCCGTCGCGTCCCCGTACCGCGAGACCGAGGCGATGCTCGACGGCTCGGACGCCATCGCCGACTGGCCGCTGCTCAACGCCATGGTCAACGTGGCCTCCGGCGCCTCCTGGGTCTCCCTGCACCACGGTGGCGGCGTCGGCATGGGCCGCTCCATCCACGCCGGTCAGGTCACCGTCGCCGACGGCACCGCACTCGCCGGCGAGAAGATCCGCCGCGTCCTCACCAACGACCCCGGCATGGGCGTCATCCGGCACGTCGACGCCGGGTACGACATCGCCGAGTCGGTCGCCGGGGAGCGGGGCGTGCGGGTGCCGATGCGCGAGGGCGCCGAGGCGACCGAGGCGCGCGAGGGTGACGGCGCGTGA